From the genome of Aspergillus oryzae RIB40 DNA, chromosome 4:
TGTGGGGGTCCGAATCAAGTAAGCGCATCATTATAACAAAAGGTTTGATACTTGGTGTTAGCAGTGGGGATCCATTACAGTTCAACATAATACCCATTATGCAATGGAATCGGACAGATGCAGAAAGGCCTGTCGTGGGGTTTTAATTACTGAATAAACTGATATGTTTGTTGCCAATCAGAAAGATGGGGGTCTGGGCGTGGGAGATTTTTCGGTTCGGAAATTCTCATCTGATAACTCTGTCGAAGAATCACCTGCAGTCTCTTCACCAATCACGGCCCGCGGTCGTCGCCCTTACTAGAGCCGAGGAAAAAGGACCCGGTCGCAGGTTCAAGTCGTCGCgttcttcgccttccactatcttctctctttttcgCCAAGTTTGTCCACTTTCAAACCCATTCCTTATGCGCCAATAGTCGACTATTCGAACTAATTTGCGTTTCACAGCCTCTTAGAATCAATAACGTAGCCCCAGTAGCCAAACAAGATAATTGCGTTATTGCTTGATCGACTAGCCCCATTCAAGACCCAATTCTGGCCTAAAAGTGACGAATTCGAGACTCAAGGAGTTTTCAAGTTTGCTCATGatgtgttttttttttttttttttttttcgcccATCAGCACCCACCTTTTGGTTTCGGGAGATTGGGATATACTCCCGGGACTCGTCACACAAGGAGcttttttattgattttatctAATCTGATCGATCGATAACAAAACCTGCCGCCCCCTAAGAGTTTCAGATGAGTTCCTTGGCATTCCTCGACGTAGGACGTGGAAGTTCCCCCCTTCACtaaccccccaaaaaaatcaaattaaGAGGACAAATTAAGTTAGCATATATACATAGATCTACACAATACGACTTCCAGCCTAACATACCCAGATACTCACGAGGTAGCAACTAATTACTAGAatacaagggaaaaaaagaatataagaGGAGACAATGATTCcaacaaaggaagagaagttAAATACTCGAATACCAAGGTCAATAGAAGTGTCGCCATGCTAACCAACTTTTGTTCTCCTATTCCCGTGGTAGACACCATTGGCTTACGTTAACCAAACGTCTTCAAACACCAAAAAGGGGCATCCCAAAGGCTGGATCTAATCTGATCGGCATCTAATCAGATTCGCGGAATTTACTTCATTGGATACCGCCGATGATCGGCCTTGTCCGACTCTTCCGGCGTCACCTGTCGCTCTATGATATACATCTTCCATCATTATAGATGGATGACCCAATTATCTGGAATGTTTCGGATGTGGCAATTTTTTTAGAGAAATAGCCTCATCCATGGCCGAGTTGCCTAACCATATTAAGAGCATGCTGTAGCAGATGGTAGTTTTGGTCGGCTTCTGATAGCTTGTTCGTTTAACCTGTAAAGATAACTCCAATATGATTACTTTTGATTATACCAGTTTACAAGCAAACTTGGGCCAAGACCTATCCCTTCACTATATAACATAGCCTGAGGTTCCTGGTGGCGTCCTACAGGTGgatgcttcttcaatggcgCTTACACCGTGTAACTGGACCCAGACTTGTGTCATTTTCAGCGAGTCCCCTTTTTGTTTGGATTCGTTTGACAAGGGCTCTCACAGAAAGGGTTTGaaggggatgaggttgagagtTGATCTGAATAGTGTCCTTTTTAGGAAAGTAAATGTGGATAGCGAGAAAAGCTTGCAAGTATGCTTAACTGATAGGAGATCAGGGGTGATATCGAGGTTAACGGATACAACGCATTTTGCATGATTAAGGACTCAATGAGTTATGGTAGAAGCTTTTACTGATTGAGTGACTAATTCTAAGTTTGAGTTAGGCACAATGATGTCCTTGGAGAGGAGAGGCATCACCAGTAAGTTAGCTTAAGTATACGTTACAATGGAACATGCTGCTTCAAAACCTATTGGGTATGAAGCCATGCGTTAGCTGATTTGATATAGCTAATCTATAGATCACCCTAGTATGAATGCTGCCAGGAGCACTCACTGATATTATATCACTGTATGTTCATGGTACGCTGAGAGAATCTGCTGATTTCAAACTGCCAAACCCCATTTTGTTAAATACACTTAAAGGCGGTATACTAGCTATTACcttttatataattaaagtCTTACTGACTTGGATAGTCAACATAATGGGAAGACTGAGGCCACGGGGTTACCGGAGTTTATAGACTGTTGATGATAGTTATATTTTGCTCTACCACCAGGCTTATCAGTAGTAGCTCTGCCCTAATACTCATAGAGGAAATTGGTTTAGATTTCTCAATAAAAACCCCATATTATATTGTACTGAGAATAGATTAGTGTTATCTGAACTTGCAGTTCTAGTGATGGTGTCGATCTATAGCATACATTGCATTGCATGATCACATGTTCGGGGCTCGTGACCCCGGCTTAAACGTACAAACAACTGCAGCCTGTTTATCTATACCAACTCTCCCTCAACCTCACACCTCAGCAAACCACATCCATCAAGAATAAAACCACAACAATGCGCACCCTCGCGCTTCTAGCTatccctttcctttcaaGTGCCATCCCCCTCCACCAGCCTAAAACCACCGAATCCGCACCCCTTCCACTGGTTATCTGGCATGGCCTCGGCGACGACTTCCAACGCGAAGGCCTCCTCTCCGTCGCCTCCCTCGCCGAGAAAACCAACCCAGGAACCTATGTTCACCTTATCCATCTCTCAGACACTGCCTCCGGTGATCGTCAAGCCACCTTCCTCGGCAACGTCAGTGAGCAAATCGACACCGTCTGCGCCCAACTCGCCTCCGACCGCATCCTCAGCACAGCCCCAGCAATCAACGCCCTCGGATTCTCCCAAGGCGGCCAGTTCCTCCGTGGCTACATCGAACGCTGCAACGTGCCGCCCGTCCACAACCTTGTTACCTTCGGCAGCCAGCATAACGGCATTGCCGAATTCCAAGAATGCGGCTGGGGCGACTGGATCTGCCGCGGTGCCGAGGCGCTCCTCCGGGCAGGACGTTGGTCGCCCTTCGTGCAGGGCCGGTTCGTTCCTGCACAGTATTTCCGCGATCCGACCGAACTGGACGAGTACCTGGCCAGTAGCAATTTTCTTGCCGATGTGAATAATGAgcgtgaagagaagaatgagacaTACCGGGAGAATCTGGGGTGCTTGAATAAGTTTGCGATGTATATGTTTGAAGAGGATCAGATGGTGCATCCGAAGGAAAGTGCGTGGTTTGGGGAGCTGGATGGGGAGACAGGGGATGTTATCGGCGTGAGGGAGAGGGATATCTATAGGGAGGATTGGATTGGGTTAAAGaagttggatgaggaggggagACTGGTTTTCAGGTCTGTTCCGGGGAAACATATGCAGTTGAGTGAAGAGGTTCTGGTTAATGTCTTTGGGGAGTTTTTTGGTCCGgtggaggttgatgttgatgttgagggtgagggtgaggTGCGGGGAAAGGCTTTGGTTAAGCAAATTGGGTATTGATATGTTTCTGGTTGTTTTTGATTTGGGCTTTTCAGTGGTTTCTTATATACCCCTTTGTATAATTGGAATTGGGTCCGTTGGATTAGGGTTGTTGGAAGAGTATTTTTAGGATATAGCGCATTCGTAAACTTTGGATAATACTAGTAGATGCAGAACTGTTGATGGAACTGGAGCCAATAAGATCATTGTATTGCCAATAAAGAACTACTAGTGTACTTACATTGCAAGCAATGCGAGGTTAGCAGCAGCCTATCTGTGTATATATCAAGTTAGCGCTGTAATGTATATAACCAAAACTCCCCGTTAGCAGTACTCCATAGTGACCAGGCCAGTCTACACGTATCAAGGATACTCATTGGTGTCTTCCATCTATATACACAATTTTTCTTATCTAAGTAGCGTATCTTTTGGTTCCGAGGATATCTGGTAAGCTATTGCGGCTACTATATACAAATATCACAATGTCATGGAACGATAAACCGCATATATTCACAGAAGCTAACTCAAACCACAGAAAGCACGCGAAACCTTTTGATGCAGACAAAAAAAGCATAGCTCGAGTGGGTAACCATAGGAAAGTCTATCAGATCATACGCCATTATCGAGGGAGATAAGTGAGATGGCaaaagaaggacaagatTCGGACAAAAGGAAACCGAAAATGTAATgcagaacagaaaagaagatgtAATGACGGGGGAAAAAAATTATAAGACAAAACTGAATATGTGCAGGTCAACAGAATGGTAGATAAGCAGCTGCTTTGCAACCATAACAAATGAAAGGTTAAATGAATGAAAGGTAAGAAGCGGGCATTCGAAAAGTGAAGTACACTAATATGACCGACATCTATAGGTGTATTACCATCAGTAGGGAGGGCGCCCAAGTCCTCCACTCACGCCTCGTCGCCCTGTATTGCTTCGGGCCTTCCGTCTGCTGCCCCTTGTCTCCGCGTCCGCTGGCGACAGGAACCCGTCCAGTAGCTTTTGCACGTCAAGGCGAGCACTATCAATTTTCTCTGCATTCGGCTCAACACCGTCAGTGGCAGCCGCTGCCAGACCCGTGCTCGAACGACTTTTATCCCTACTGAGAGATCGACCAGGCGACGTACTAGGTGTCCCTGCCTTTCCGTTCGTGACAGAAGGTCGGCGAGGTCCGGGAGCAGTTGAAGGACGACTAGCCGAAACGGATCGCTGCCGACCATCCGTAAGACCTCCTTGAATAGATATAGACGGAGGGATAGGCGGTACAGGCGGAATATCATTAGTATCTGCCATGAAAGAGAGAGCCGAGGCCTTGGGGGTTTCTTCCCCATCGAGGGAGATCCGTCCACCTCTGGTAGACTGGGGCTTGACCGAGGCACCATCGTCAAATTCGGACAGCGAATAGCCACTGACCATACTGTCACTACTGGAAGAGATAACACTTCGATTCGAGCCGTCAAGTCGACCCCTGAGCGGGCTCATTCGCCGGGccttgccttcttcattgACAGAGAGGACCCGTCTCAATTCATTCACGTGGACCGGAGATTCTCTACTAGTGCTGATGAGTTGTGAGCCTGATGAGTTGGGCACGCTCGTTCTTTGGGCATTCTGCAGACCAGCTGCAGATGCGTAAGCACTTTGTGGCACGGATGCGTTTGAACTTGCTGACGGAGAACTAGTACCGTTCTGATGGACATGATTGCGCATGACTAAGGTTCCGGTCCGCGATCTGCTCAGGGATTTGGCCTCGGCTCTTTCATTTTCAGCAGCTGCCAAGCAGGCTTCTCTTGACCATGGAGAAAGCATCTGCTCCCTGACCGCAGGAGGAAGAACGTTAGCCTTCGGTGTAGCTGCGGACGCCGACACGTGCGGCAGTACAGGAGCTGTGATGCTTCGCGGGGGAGATCCGACAGACCCCGGTGAGCTCGGAGGGCTGTGAGTAAGTAAAGTAATGAAAGAACCATAGGATGCTTCGATTCGTTGGATGAGTTCTTCACCGCCGTCAAACGGAATCAGGAGGCTTACGTCCTGAGCACCGCGGCCACTGGCCTGGACATTGCTGTTGTGGATAATCTTGTCGAGATTGACGGGTGGCAAGCGGATAGTCTCAAGCCAAACGCCGAGCTGTTGTCTTTTCTGAACTTCACTCTGGATTCCGTTGCCAATTCTAGAGGTGTCCAAGTCGAACTTTTCAGATAATGCCCACAGGTAGCCATAGACCAAACTTCCAATATTCACCAGCGCAGGGAAAGACTGGCCATCACCGGTGGTCATATTGTCCTGAAGTTTCAGCACCATAGGGAGTCCGAATCTCACAGCGTTCACTCCAAGATGCTTCACCAGGCTGACTAGGAGTAGATGAAGCAGCGTAATCTCGGAAACAGACGTCGGATGATCAGTCGCAAGGTCAAAGATAGTTAGATGGAGTAAGCGAAGGAAATTGGACTGCGCAATCAGAATCACCTTTTCCCTCTGGTTTCCGCTCATGCTGGCAGTGCGCTTTCCAGGCCTTTCCGTGGGGTCTGACAAGTCATTCTTGGCCGGTTGACTGGCCGGCCTGCCGGTTCTCTCCTTAACCTTAAGATCATCGGTAGATGTTTCCAGGTTCAGCCAAGTCAAAAAGGCATCGACATATGCATAACGAACATCCCTGTCAGGTTCACTCAAAAGCCACTGCGTACCTTCCCATACATATAGGCCCACCTGATGTCTGGATTCTGTGGTTACTGTGAATCCTGGCCGCTTCGTGTTAGCAACGAGGAGAATGTTCTTGATGGCCCTGAGAGCTGTGATCTTTGCGTTAGGCAGGGAGAATGCTATTAGGCCATCCTCCCCAGAAGATATCATAGCACTGGCGCCTCCCAGAACATCAGACTGTGTTGGAGACGAGGTTATTGCCTGCTCGTTGCCTCTTGAAGGTCTGAAGCGAGTCAAGATCGTCCTGACCATGTCAACAACCTGCTCGCCATAGTAAATGTGCGTTGTGAGATTGCCAATACAATCCTGCAGGAGTGAGAGCACCTCTGTCCTTTTCACTGAAAGCTCTAAGGCGTTCGAATGCCCGTTTTGCTTCTCGTCTGGTGTCGATTTTCCAGCCCTCGAGGGTGATATCAAGAACGACATATGACGTAATAGGCCCAGTAAGACATCAATAACGCTAAGTCCAATCATATTCACAGGGGATTTTAACAGCCGATCAATCAGATAGGTGATAGCGAACGATTCGTCCAGAGACTCTTCTGTGGGTGGAATGTCGTGCAGAATATCCATAGCGGCCACCAAAATAATGAAGCGAACTTGAACAGGACACCATTTGGCGATCAATTCAATCAACGACGTGGCCCAGCTGTCCTTGTGGTTATGACCTAGGCCGTTACCAGTTACCCGACTTTTGCGCAAGATGAAGTCCAGCACAACCTGAGTCGTGACACGAATCTGGCCGCGGCTGCTCCCGTTGACGACAATCTGTTCCAAGCACCGCAAAGCGAGCAATCTCATATCCATCTCCGCTTTTCGGTCCATATCAGCGGTGTTTTGAGCCGCCAATGACGCATCTCCCTCCACCGCGTCGACCGTTTCCACGGTGGCCGTGCTAACCCGGCGTCGGTGCGCGGTCTCTGATTCGTTCTTGTCCGcttcgaggagcttcagTTCGAGAGAACCAACTAGATTATCTTCCGGGCTGTAGAGGTTTTCCAGAATGACCGGGAGGATGACGCGTATTGAATCTCCGCCATCCGCAGCCAAACCCGCTTCGGAACTGACCACACCTTTGATCGCCCTCAATCCCGCCGTCTTCCATCGAACCGTAAGCGGAGGACCCGCGGCGAGCTTCGATTGCGTAGAAGGGTCGCCCTCCGCAAAACCCGCATACGACCGTACCACTTCCCGGTACTGTGTAGCAAAATCCTGCTCGGCAGATAGTGCCGCCATATCTTGATGTCGGCAGAAGGTCTCGAAGGTCTCAATGGAATCCTCGACCATGGAGATATCCTGCGAGCGTACGACCGTTTCGAGGACTGTCATGACCGACCGTGCGTAGATCGGCAAGTCGCGGGGCACTTTCTCGATGAGCGCGCTCAAGATCTGAAGCGTAACCTGCACATTCCTACAGCGCAACGACAATGTCAGCCGGTCTTCCACCGCAAATTCCCCAAGACTATGTGCCAATCTCATCCATGACCTCTCGCTTGTCGTCCCCGTTGTAAACTCACCCTATCTTGCGGCGCCACACATCCCGAGCGGCTCTTTTCTCCAGAAAGGCGCCGACCTTTGTCAGCTTGCTGCGGCGGGTGCTCACATAGTAGAGCAGATAAGAGAGTTCACTCGAGTTCGGCTTGACCACCTGCACACCTTTCTGGTACTGTGGATAGCATTTCAATACCAGAACCTGATGTTTCGGTCTGCATTTCTGGCGTACACCCTCCATCGGCTAGGGTGCCCGGGGGAGGCTATTCAATGTCCGTGTTTGGGGTTTCAGCGGTAGAGGACGTCAGGCGCGATTCCGGAAAGCGCCAGGGGTAGTGGCTGGGAGATACAGAATCTAGTGGGTCAAAAAAAGAGTCTGGAACCGGACATGGAGTCGAGGTAATTGAATGGTTTAGTGTACGCGTCACAGCCACAGTGACGGTAGAAAACGAAGTCCAGGGCAAGATAGTCAAGTCACCAAGGGGTGGGGTCTGTCCATCGGATATATTAGGTAGTAGTCGCCAGCTATGTCGGGGCGGGTCGTCTGTACCAGGAACGAATGGTAAGTAAGGAGTGATACTGCGGTATTACGGCAGTTCAAGCGTACTCATGGAATACGCAGCAGATGGATTACACAGAAGGGTATGTGCGtgtggaaagggaagaaagaaaggacgaaaagaagaaagaaggatgggaGTTTGTAATGACGGAGTTAAGAAAAGGAATCTGTCGGGAAAATCAGTCTGTTTCTCTCTGGCCCCGTGAGACTTGGCGATCGTCGTCCATTTAAGGAGTTTATTATTACCAGACCTACTGATGGATGGTATTTCTGGCATCtatttgattttctttctctttctttattttctaaGAATTTTTATATTCAATCATAAtacttgtctttcttttaatgaggaaagaaacaaaaaaatgAAGTAATGACCAACGTCATAACTAAATGAGCTCGTATTTACCTAGAACCAGACAAGTGTACACAACAACATTCAATACTGAATTTCTGAGAACATCTTACATCCCAAGGATAATCCCCTCCCAAATCCATACTACCGCCATGGGTCACAAGGCGCACTCCTTTTATGCATGCATTCCCATGGTAGATAGATACGTACATGCACAACAATCACCCGTCGAATATTCGAAGATGCTCCCCGCACCTAGGGAAGATACCGACCGAGAATCAAGCTACATTCCGAGCCATGCAGCTTAGGCATGGCGAGAACCCAAAAAGAACGCAATGCCACCTCGCAGGGCACAAATAGCCGACATTGACGAACTATTCAAGGAAAAGCGGGCGTACCTCGGTCACACATGACGCGCCGCGCCATCACGAAGCCAGCGGCATCAGTGCGTCCGGACCTCGATCG
Proteins encoded in this window:
- a CDS encoding palmitoyl-protein thioesterase family protein (palmitoyl protein thioesterase) encodes the protein MRTLALLAIPFLSSAIPLHQPKTTESAPLPLVIWHGLGDDFQREGLLSVASLAEKTNPGTYVHLIHLSDTASGDRQATFLGNVSEQIDTVCAQLASDRILSTAPAINALGFSQGGQFLRGYIERCNVPPVHNLVTFGSQHNGIAEFQECGWGDWICRGAEALLRAGRWSPFVQGRFVPAQYFRDPTELDEYLASSNFLADVNNEREEKNETYRENLGCLNKFAMYMFEEDQMVHPKESAWFGELDGETGDVIGVRERDIYREDWIGLKKLDEEGRLVFRSVPGKHMQLSEEVLVNVFGEFFGPVEVDVDVEGEGEVRGKALVKQIGY
- a CDS encoding uncharacterized protein (predicted protein), which codes for MEGVRQKCRPKHQVLVLKCYPQYQKGVQVVKPNSSELSYLLYYVSTRRSKLTKVGAFLEKRAARDVWRRKIGNVQVTLQILSALIEKVPRDLPIYARSVMTVLETVVRSQDISMVEDSIETFETFCRHQDMAALSAEQDFATQYREVVRSYAGFAEGDPSTQSKLAAGPPLTVRWKTAGLRAIKGVVSSEAGLAADGGDSIRVILPVILENLYSPEDNLVGSLELKLLEADKNESETAHRRRVSTATVETVDAVEGDASLAAQNTADMDRKAEMDMRLLALRCLEQIVVNGSSRGQIRVTTQVVLDFILRKSRVTGNGLGHNHKDSWATSLIELIAKWCPVQVRFIILVAAMDILHDIPPTEESLDESFAITYLIDRLLKSPVNMIGLSVIDVLLGLLRHMSFLISPSRAGKSTPDEKQNGHSNALELSVKRTEVLSLLQDCIGNLTTHIYYGEQVVDMVRTILTRFRPSRGNEQAITSSPTQSDVLGGASAMISSGEDGLIAFSLPNAKITALRAIKNILLVANTKRPGFTVTTESRHQVGLYVWEGTQWLLSEPDRDVRYAYVDAFLTWLNLETSTDDLKVKERTGRPASQPAKNDLSDPTERPGKRTASMSGNQREKVILIAQSNFLRLLHLTIFDLATDHPTSVSEITLLHLLLVSLVKHLGVNAVRFGLPMVLKLQDNMTTGDGQSFPALVNIGSLVYGYLWALSEKFDLDTSRIGNGIQSEVQKRQQLGVWLETIRLPPVNLDKIIHNSNVQASGRGAQDVSLLIPFDGGEELIQRIEASYGSFITLLTHSPPSSPGSVGSPPRSITAPVLPHVSASAATPKANVLPPAVREQMLSPWSREACLAAAENERAEAKSLSRSRTGTLVMRNHVHQNGTSSPSASSNASVPQSAYASAAGLQNAQRTSVPNSSGSQLISTSRESPVHVNELRRVLSVNEEGKARRMSPLRGRLDGSNRSVISSSSDSMVSGYSLSEFDDGASVKPQSTRGGRISLDGEETPKASALSFMADTNDIPPVPPIPPSISIQGGLTDGRQRSVSASRPSTAPGPRRPSVTNGKAGTPSTSPGRSLSRDKSRSSTGLAAAATDGVEPNAEKIDSARLDVQKLLDGFLSPADAETRGSRRKARSNTGRRGVSGGLGRPPY